In the genome of Methanobrevibacter sp., the window TATTCAATGGAACATGTCATGAGTCTGTTTAAAGATGAACAGATGATTATCGGAGGATTTGATTAATAATTTTATTATATTAATTATATGTCGGAGAATTGCATGAAAGAATATTTGATGGAAACACCAAGCATTGATTACATGAATCATCTTATTCAAGATAAGGTTAGGGAATTGATGAATCAATCTGAAGATGAGATGGATTACCTCAAAAGATGTTACATCTTTGTTAGGGATGAAATTTCTCATTCATGGGACATTAAAGCTGATGTGGTTTCAAGAACTGCCAGTGAGGTGCTTGAAAATAAAACTGGAATCTGCTGGACAAAATCATGTC includes:
- a CDS encoding transglutaminase family protein; this encodes MKEYLMETPSIDYMNHLIQDKVRELMNQSEDEMDYLKRCYIFVRDEISHSWDIKADVVSRTASEVLENKTGICWTKSCLLAALLRANQIPSGISYQRLTRADDDSEGYMIHALNTVYIKDLDKWIRLDAR